One Miscanthus floridulus cultivar M001 chromosome 11, ASM1932011v1, whole genome shotgun sequence DNA window includes the following coding sequences:
- the LOC136492439 gene encoding UPF0481 protein At3g47200-like, with amino-acid sequence MSRVQETEVKKVNISELVSSMTQELDYYWSADIDHGTEACIIYKIQQHIRDSDRFSYEPCIVSVGPYHYGSASLQDMQKVKWGYLDVIIRLNCQRNLLDYLTTVGALAKQARNCYPEDIKMDCETFLQMLLLDGCFILCSLGAVARLVDNRLECQESTNPQETVATEGEHPEHVKTEDTTTANDVSCEEWADREENSGDSQSHYQTGSWFIRYVNHDLLVLENHIPFFIVEKIFELVTGNCASPPCLTDELARRPEEYHNSKLGPHYISRFLSFGRKYFRISSNLENSNHDSSQDEMDLLQYGNQLNRWKRAAQYLEAGIRFKRREYDKFDPHSLLDIGFSNGEMEIPCLVIDEHAGSLFRNLIAFEQTCPQFGDNFTAYIVFLSQLISMPEDVALLAQRKIIVHHLDTDDKLSDLLTLLSRDLVFDFSGNYYLKSLCQTMEDHYQSRINRWMAWQWLNHFSNPWLAAGAVATVIVLVCTIVQTVYGILAYVNPPE; translated from the exons ATGTCTCGAGTTCAGGAAACAGAAGTTAAGAAAGTGAACATTAGTGAACTGGTCAGCTCCATGACTCAAGAACTCGATTATTATTGGTCAGCTGACATTGATCATGGAACAGAAGCATGCATAATCTACAAGATCCAGCAACATATACGCGATTCTGATAGATTCTCATATGAGCCTTGCATTGTATCTGTTGGTCCATATCATTATGGATCTGCAAGTTTGCAAGATATGCAAAAAGTAAAATGGGGTTATCTGGATGTAATCATCAGGCTAAACTGCCAGAGGAATTTGCTTGATTACCTAACTACAGTAGGGGCACTTGCGAAACAGGCAAGAAATTGTTATCCCGAAGACATCAAGATGGATTGTGAGACCTTTCTGCAGATGCTCTTGCTTGATGGGTGCTTCATTTTGTGTTCTCTTGGAGCTGTAGCAAGACTTGTGGATAATAGACTAGAATGTCAAGAATCTACGAATCCTCAGGAAACAGTAGCTACTGAAGGGGAACATCCGGAACATGTGAAGACTGAGGATACCACAACAGCAAATGATGTGTCCTGTGAAGAATGGGCCGATAGAGAAGAGAACTCTGGTGATTCACAATCTCATTATCAAACTGGGAGTTGGTTTATTAGATATGTCAATCACGACCTATTAGTGCTAGAAAATCATATTCCTTTTTTCATCGTGGAAAAAATATTTGAGCTTGTCACAGGTAACTGTGCTTCACCGCCATGTTTGACAGATGAACTTGCTCG GAGGCCGGAGGAATACCACAATTCTAAGTTGGGACCCCACTACATTAGCAGATTTCTCAGTTTTGGACGGAAGTATTTCAGAATCAGCTCTAATCTAGAAAATAGTAATCACGATTCATCTCAGGACGAAATGGATCTGCTTCAATATGGGAATCAACTTAATCGCTGGAAACGAGCTGCACAATATCTAGAAGCTGGAATCAGATTTAAGAGACGGGAATATGATAAATTCGACCCTCATTCTCTGCTGGACATTGGATTTTCCAATGGTGAAATGGAGATCCCATGCCTTGTTATTGATGAACATGCAGGAAGTCTTTTCAGGAACCTCATTGCATTTGAACAAACCTGTCCTCAGTTTGGGGATAACTTCACTGCTTATATTGTTTTCTTGTCTCAGCTTATAAGTATGCCAGAAGATGTTGCACTGCTTGCTCAAAGAAAAATCATTGTGCACCACCTTGATACTGACGATAAATTGTCTGATCTCCTCACTTTGCTCAGTAGAGATTTGGTCTTCGATTTCAGTGGTAACTATTATTTGAAATCTCTGTGCCAGACTATGGAAGATCACTATCAGAGCCGCATCAACAGGTGGATGGCATGGCAGTGGCTGAATCACTTCAGCAACCCATGGTTGGCTGCAGGTGCAGTTGCGACAGTCATCGTCCTCGTCTGCACAATTGTGCAAACCGTTTATGGTATTCTGGCGTATGTTAATCCGCCAGAGTAG